The following nucleotide sequence is from Pseudomonas sp. S09G 359.
TTCTGCCCGGTGACGATATCGCCCGTCAGCGACACCATGCGCACCTTGGCATGGCTGACCAAGTGGCTACCGACGCCTTCGCCGCCGCCACACAGGATGTTGATTACCCCGCGCGGTAACAAGTCTTTCAGCGCTGGGGCCAAGGCCAGGATCGACAGCGGCGTATGTTCCGACGGCTTGAACACCAGGGTATTACCGGCGGCCAGGGCGGGGGCGATCTTCCATGCGGCCATCATCAACGGGTAATTCCAGGGTGCGATCGAGGCCACCACACCTATTGGGTCGCGGCGCACCATGCTGGTGTAGCCCGGCAGGTATTCACCGCTGAGCTGCCCGGTCTGGCAGCGCACGGCCCCGGCGAAGAAGCGGAACACATCGACGGTGGCGCTCAAGTCATCCTGGCGCGCCAGGTGCAGCGGCTTGCCGCAGTTCAGCGATTCCAGGCGGGCCAGGTAGTCGGCTTGCTTTTCGATGGCATCGGCGATGCCCAGCAGAATGTTCGAGCGTTGCTGTGGGGTGGTGCGCGACCAGCCGGCAAACGCGCGGTGGGCGGCGAGGATGGCGCTTTCGACCTGTTCGGTGCTGGCTTCGGCGATCTGGGTGAGCACTTCACCGGTGGCTGGGTTGAGGATCGGCTCGGCAAACCCCTGGCCCTGGACCAGTTCGCCGTCGATCAGCAACGCAGTGAGCAGCGGGGTGGGCGCGCCGGACATTTTTCGCGATCTCTTTTCTTGTGTGGCCATGGGCGTTCTCTTACAAGGCGCCCGACCTTCTCTTATGGATAGACAGAGACTAGAGGTCAGGCGCGAGGTCAACAAATACTAAATACTGAATGCAGCATTCGATTAAATAGATGGCTTGCGCGGATGCGGCTGTTCCCGCGCCACCGTCAGGAACGGGTCGACCAGCGCCGGGCGCGCGGTGCCACGGCGCCAGGCCAGGCCCACGTCGAGGGTCTGGCTGAGGTCGGCAATCGGCCGCGCTTCAATAATGTCGCCCTCCAGGGACCAGGGGCGGTAGGTCATGTCCGGCTGGATCGACACGCCGAGGCCCGCCGCCACCAGGCTACGCACGGCTTCCGTCGACGCTGTACGTAACGTGACGCGCGGTTGTAGCCCGGCGCCGGCCCACATGCGCTGGGCGTTGTGGCCCATTTCGTCGACGTTCAGCTGGATCAACGGCTCGCGCGCCACGTCGGCCAGGTTGATGCTGTCGTGCTCCAGCAGCGGGTGTTGTGCCGGCAGCCACAGGCGGTGAGGCGAGTGGGTGAGCACTTCGGTTTGCAGGGCGTGGCGGTCTTCGAGGTTGGACAGGATCAGCACGCCCACATCGATCTCGCCGCTGACCAGCAAGTGTTCGATATACGGGCGCTCATCCTCCATTACGCGGATTTCCACATTGGGGTAGGCGCGCTGGAAGCGGGTGAGCAGATCCGCCAGGTAATAGCCGGCCACCAGGCTGGTCACGCCGATGATCAACTGCCCGGCCACCTGGTCGGTGCTCTGTTGCAAGCTGCGCTTGGCGTTGTCGACGGTGGCGAGGATCAGGTGCGCCTGGCGCAGGAACTGGTGGCCCTGGTGGGTCAGGGTCATGCCCTTGGCGTGGCGATTGAACAGGTTGACGCCGATTTCCTGCTCCAGTTGCTGGATCGCCAGGGTCAGGGTGGACTGGGAAATGAACGCGGTCTGCGCGGCGGCGGAGATCGAGCCGGTCTCGGCCACGGCGATGAAATGCCGGATTTGACGCAAGGTCATCATTCTGGAATTACCAGTGGGGTGTTTTTATAGATTTGTTCGAGTGTATATCGATTTAAGCGAAGGGCAGCGGAGTTACATCTGGAAGCACTCTAGATCGGGGCTTTTTGGCACTTAGTTTTACGCTGGGGGCCTATTGGTCCTATGAACCCAGGGTCTGGAGGCTACGAATGAATACCCGTGGATTGCTTGATCAATTGCTCAAATCTGGCCAGGACATGCTGCAAAACAAAGCTGGCGGCCAGCGTAAACCGGAGGAAAAGGGCGCCCTTGGCGGCCTGCTCGGCGGCGGCGGCCTGGGCAGCCTGCTCGGCGGTGCGGGCGGTGGCGCCCTGGCGGCCGGCGCCATGGGCTTGCTGCTGGGTAACAAAAAGGCGCGCAAATTCGGCGGCAAGGCCCTGACCTACGGCGGGCTGGCCGCCCTGGGCGTCATCGCCTACAAGGCCTACGGCAACTGGCAGGCCAACCAGGCCGGTGCGCCACAAGGCGAGCCGCAGACCATCGACCGCCTGCCGCCGGCCCAGGTCGAACAGCATAGCCAAGGCATCCTCAAGGCTCTGGTGGCCGCCGCCAAAGCTGACGGGCATGTGGATGAGCGCGAGCGCGCGTTGATCGAGGGTGAGTTCACCAAGCTGGATAACGACCGGGAGTTGCAAACCTGGCTGCACGCCGAACTCAACAAACCCCTGGACCCGGCCGACGTGGCACGCGCGGCGGCCACGCCGGAAATGGCTGCCGAAATGTACATCGCCAGCGTGATGCTGGTGGATGAGGAGAATTTTATGGAGAAGGCCTATCTGGACGAGTTGGCGCGCCAGCTCAAGCTGGAGCCTGGCCTGAAAGCCGAGCTGGAAAAGCAAGTGCGCCTGAACCAGTAATCACGGGGTTTATGCAAATCCAAATGTGGGAGGGGGTTTGCCCCCGATGAGGGTGTGTCAGTCAGCCTACCTCAAGCTGACACACCGCCATCGGGGGCAAGCCCCCTCCCACATTGAACATTTTGCATTCTGTGAGCGCTACATCAAAACCCGTTGATTAATGAGGGCTTCTGCTCAGCTATACTCCCCCCATTTGAATGGCCCTTCGAGGAATTACTGTGAAGAACTGGACCTTGCGCCAACGGATCTTGGCAAGCTTTGCGGTCATTATCGCCATCATGCTGTTAATGGTTGTGGTCTCTTATTCACGGTTGCTGAAGATCGAAACCAGCGAGGTCGCCGTACGTGATGACGCGGTGCCGGGGGTATATCTCAGCTCGATGATCCGCAGCGCGTGGGTCGACAGTTACCTGCAAACCCTCGAATTGCTTGGCCTGCGTGAAGACAAGAAGCTCAGCGATGCCGACCGGGCCGAGTTCAAATCCTTCGAAGCGCGCATCCTGCAGCAGATGGCCAACTACGAAACCACCATCGCCGGCAGTAATGATCGCGCCGAGTTCGACAAATTCGAAGCCCTGCACCAGGCCTACAACAAGAGTTTGACGACTGTACTGGATAGCCTGCAACGCGGCGACCTGGCAGGGGCGCGCAAAGAATTCGACTCGCAGTTGACGCCGTCCTGGACCGCAGGCCGCATGAAACTCAACGACATCATTACCGAAAACAAGAACGTCGCCGATCGTGCAACCAACGCCATCGATGACGCGGTGTCTGCCGCCAAAATCAGCATGTTCGTGTCGCTGGCGGTTGCCATCTTCGCGGCCGGCCTGTGCGGCTTGCTGCTGATGCGCGCAATCATGGCGCCGATGCAGCGCATCGTTGAGATCCTCGAAACCATGCGCACCGGCGACCTCAGCAAGCGCCTGAACCTGGAGCGCAAGGACGAATTCAACGCGGTGGAAACCGGCTTCAACGACATGATGACCGAACTCACCGCCCTGGTATCCCAGGCCCAGCGTTCGTCGGTGCAGGTGACCACGTCGGTCACCGAGATTGCCGCCACCTCCAAGCAACAACAGGCCACCGCCACTGAAACCGCCGCGACGACCACCGAGATCGGCGCCACCTCGCGGGAAATCGCCGCCACCTCCAAAGACCTGGTGCGCACCATGACCGAGGTGTCCACCGCCGCCGACCAGGCGTCGGTGGCCGCCGGTTCCGGCCAGCAAGGCCTGGCGCGCATGGAAGAAACCATGCATTCGGTGATGGGCGCCGCCGATCTGGTCAACGCCAAGTTGGCGATCCTTAATGAGAAGGCCGGCAACATCAACCAGGTGGTGGTGACCATCGTCAAGGTCGCCGACCAGACCAACCTGCTGTCCCTTAACGCCGCCATCGAGGCTGAGAAGGCCGGTGAATACGGGCGCGGCTTTGCCGTGGTCGCCACCGAAGTGCGGCGCCTGGCCGACCAGACCGCCGTGGCCACCTACGACATCGAGCAGATGGTGCGCGAGATCCAGTCGGCGGTGTCAGCCGGTGTGATGGGCATGGACAAGTTCTCCGAGGAAGTCCGCCGGGGCATGTTCGAAGTGCAGCAAGTGGGCGAGCAACTGTCGCAGATCATCCATCAGGTGCAGGCGCTGGCGCCACGGGTGTTGATGGTCAACGAAGGCATGCAGGCCCAGGCCACCGGGGCCGAGCAGATCAACCACGCGTTGGTGCAACTGGGCGACGCCAGCAGCCAGACCGTGGAGTCCCTGCGCCAGGCCAGCTTTGCCATTGATGAACTGAGCCAGGTTGCGGTCGGTCTGCGCAGCGGCGTGTCGCGTTTCAAAGTCTGATGAGCGACCTCGCGGCTAAACGCGGCGCCGTCCCGGCAGCGAAAAAGGCGTTGTTCCTGGTGTTTCATATTGGCCAGGAACGCTTTGCCCTCAAGGCCACGGAAGTGGCCGAGGTGCTGCCGCGCCTGCCGCTCAAACCGATCGCCCAGGCGCCGTTGTGGGTGGCGGGGATCTTCGCCCATCGCGGCGCGCTGGTGCCGGTCATCGACTTGAGTGCGCTGACTTTCGGCACACCGGCCCAGGCCCGCACCAGCACGCGGTTGGTACTGGTCAATTACCAACCGCAGGCGTGGCTCGAAGCGCGCTGGCTGGGGCTGATCCTGGAACAGGCCACCGACACCCTGCGCTGTGAGCTGGGCGAGTTCAAACCCTATGGCCTCGACAACCGCGCGGCGCCCTACCTGGGGCTGGTGCGTGAGGATGCCCTGGGCCTGATGCAGTGGATCGGCGTGAATGACTTGCTCACCGATGACGTGCGCGCCTTGTTGTTTTCTGCCGAGCTGAGCCTATGAGCAACGACCCGCGCTTTTTTGCTTTCTTAAAAGAACGCATCGGCCTGGACGTTGCCTCGGTCGGCGAAGCGATCATCGAGCGCGCATTGCGCCAGCGCAGCCAGGCCATCCAGGCGCCGACGGCGGATGCTTACTGGCAGCACCTGCAAAGCTCCCAGGATGAGCAGCAGGCGCTGATCGAAGCGGTGATCGTGCCTGAAACCTGGTTTTTCCGTTACCCCGAATCCTTCGCGACCCTGGCCCGCCTGGCCATTGCGCGCCTGGCCGAGATCAAACAGATGCGTGCGCTGCGCATCCTCAGCCTGCCGTGTTCTACCGGTGAAGAACCGTATTCGATTGCCATGGCACTGTTGGATGCTGGCCTCGCGCCGCACCAGTTCAAGGTGCAGGGCATGGACGTCAGCCCGCTGTCGGTGGAGCGCGCGCGGCGCGGGGTGTATGGCAAAAACTCGTTTCGCGGCGGCGATCTGGCCTTTCGTGATCGCCACTTTGTCGAGTACGGCGACGGGTTCCACATCGCCGAACGCGTGCGTGAGCAGGTTCGCCTGCAAGTCGGCAACCTGCTCGATCCGCGCCTGTTGGCCAATGAGGCGGCCTACGATTTCGTGTTCTGCCGCAACCTGCTGATCTACTTCGACCAGCCGACCCAGAAGCAGGTGTTCGACGTACTCAAGGGCCTGACCCACGTGGACGGCGTGCTGTTTATCGGCCCCGCCGAGGGCAGCCTGCTGGGGCGTCATGGCATGCGTTCGATTGGCGTGCCGCAGTCGTTTGCCTTCAGTCGGCATGCGGAGCCGCTGCCGCCGGAGCCGGTGTTCGTGCCGATGCCGGTGGTGCCCCAGCGCAGCGCCGCGCCGATTGCGCTCAAGCCGCGGCCGTTCAGCACGGCCAGCGCGCAAGTGGTGCCGATCAAGGCGCCAGCGTCCGATGCCGAGACTTTGCTCAGCCGCATCGCGACACTGGCCAATGAAGGCAAGAGCGCCGAGGCCCGGGCCGCGTGCGAGCAGTATCTGAACAACCACCCGCCGGCCGCCCAGGTGTTTTACTGGCTGGGGCTGCTCAGCGATGTGGCCGGCAGCGCCCTGGAAGCCCAGGGCTATTACCGCAAAGCCTTGTACCTGGAACCCCAGCATGCGCAGGCCTTGATGCACCTGGCCGCATTGCTTGAGGCCCAGGGCGACAGCGCGGGGGCGCGCCGCTTGCAGGCGCGGGCCGCGCGTAGCGAGCGAGCTGACAGTGAGCACAAACGATGAGTAGCCCCGACGCGCTCGACACCACCGGCCTGGACCTGACCCTGGCCGACACCCAAGCCATCGACGATTGCTGGAACCGCATCGGCATCCATGGTGACAAGTCCTGCCCGCTGCTGGCAGACCATATCCACTGCCGCAACTGCTCGGTATATTCCGCCGCCGCCACGCGCCTGCTGGACCGTTACGCCCTGCAGCAGGACGAGCGTCGCCCGCAGGCCGCCGCCGAAATCAGCGAAGACGTGGTCACGCGCTCCTTGCTGATGTTTCGCCTCGGCGAAGAATGGCTCGGCATCGCCACCCGTTGCCTGGTGGAAGTGGCGCCGTTGCAGCCGATTCACTCGCTGCCGCACCAACGCTCGCGGGCCTTGCTCGGCGTGGCCAATGTCCGCGGCGCACTGGTGGCGTGCCTGTCGCTGGTGGAGCTGCTGGGCCTGGACGCCAGCAACAATGGCGCGACGGGCGGGCGGATCATGCCGCGCATGCTGATTATCGCCGCGCAGGATGGCCCGGTGGTGGTGCCGGTGGACGAAGTGGACGGCATCCACGCCATCGATGAGCGCACCCTCAAGGCCGCGTCGGCCTCCGGCACCCAGGCCAGCGCGCGCTACACCCAGGGCGTATTGCAGTGGAAAGGCCGCAGCCTGCGTTGGCTGGACGAGGCGCAATTGTTGTCCGCCGTGACCCGGAGCCTCACATGACCCCCGACCAGATGCGCGATGCCTCGCTGCTGGAGCTGTTCAGCCTGGAAGCCGATGCGCAGACCCAGGTGCTGAGCGC
It contains:
- a CDS encoding LysR family transcriptional regulator; amino-acid sequence: MMTLRQIRHFIAVAETGSISAAAQTAFISQSTLTLAIQQLEQEIGVNLFNRHAKGMTLTHQGHQFLRQAHLILATVDNAKRSLQQSTDQVAGQLIIGVTSLVAGYYLADLLTRFQRAYPNVEIRVMEDERPYIEHLLVSGEIDVGVLILSNLEDRHALQTEVLTHSPHRLWLPAQHPLLEHDSINLADVAREPLIQLNVDEMGHNAQRMWAGAGLQPRVTLRTASTEAVRSLVAAGLGVSIQPDMTYRPWSLEGDIIEARPIADLSQTLDVGLAWRRGTARPALVDPFLTVAREQPHPRKPSI
- a CDS encoding tellurite resistance TerB family protein produces the protein MNTRGLLDQLLKSGQDMLQNKAGGQRKPEEKGALGGLLGGGGLGSLLGGAGGGALAAGAMGLLLGNKKARKFGGKALTYGGLAALGVIAYKAYGNWQANQAGAPQGEPQTIDRLPPAQVEQHSQGILKALVAAAKADGHVDERERALIEGEFTKLDNDRELQTWLHAELNKPLDPADVARAAATPEMAAEMYIASVMLVDEENFMEKAYLDELARQLKLEPGLKAELEKQVRLNQ
- a CDS encoding methyl-accepting chemotaxis protein, whose amino-acid sequence is MKNWTLRQRILASFAVIIAIMLLMVVVSYSRLLKIETSEVAVRDDAVPGVYLSSMIRSAWVDSYLQTLELLGLREDKKLSDADRAEFKSFEARILQQMANYETTIAGSNDRAEFDKFEALHQAYNKSLTTVLDSLQRGDLAGARKEFDSQLTPSWTAGRMKLNDIITENKNVADRATNAIDDAVSAAKISMFVSLAVAIFAAGLCGLLLMRAIMAPMQRIVEILETMRTGDLSKRLNLERKDEFNAVETGFNDMMTELTALVSQAQRSSVQVTTSVTEIAATSKQQQATATETAATTTEIGATSREIAATSKDLVRTMTEVSTAADQASVAAGSGQQGLARMEETMHSVMGAADLVNAKLAILNEKAGNINQVVVTIVKVADQTNLLSLNAAIEAEKAGEYGRGFAVVATEVRRLADQTAVATYDIEQMVREIQSAVSAGVMGMDKFSEEVRRGMFEVQQVGEQLSQIIHQVQALAPRVLMVNEGMQAQATGAEQINHALVQLGDASSQTVESLRQASFAIDELSQVAVGLRSGVSRFKV
- a CDS encoding chemotaxis protein CheW encodes the protein MSDLAAKRGAVPAAKKALFLVFHIGQERFALKATEVAEVLPRLPLKPIAQAPLWVAGIFAHRGALVPVIDLSALTFGTPAQARTSTRLVLVNYQPQAWLEARWLGLILEQATDTLRCELGEFKPYGLDNRAAPYLGLVREDALGLMQWIGVNDLLTDDVRALLFSAELSL
- a CDS encoding protein-glutamate O-methyltransferase CheR; translation: MSNDPRFFAFLKERIGLDVASVGEAIIERALRQRSQAIQAPTADAYWQHLQSSQDEQQALIEAVIVPETWFFRYPESFATLARLAIARLAEIKQMRALRILSLPCSTGEEPYSIAMALLDAGLAPHQFKVQGMDVSPLSVERARRGVYGKNSFRGGDLAFRDRHFVEYGDGFHIAERVREQVRLQVGNLLDPRLLANEAAYDFVFCRNLLIYFDQPTQKQVFDVLKGLTHVDGVLFIGPAEGSLLGRHGMRSIGVPQSFAFSRHAEPLPPEPVFVPMPVVPQRSAAPIALKPRPFSTASAQVVPIKAPASDAETLLSRIATLANEGKSAEARAACEQYLNNHPPAAQVFYWLGLLSDVAGSALEAQGYYRKALYLEPQHAQALMHLAALLEAQGDSAGARRLQARAARSERADSEHKR
- a CDS encoding chemotaxis protein CheW, translating into MSSPDALDTTGLDLTLADTQAIDDCWNRIGIHGDKSCPLLADHIHCRNCSVYSAAATRLLDRYALQQDERRPQAAAEISEDVVTRSLLMFRLGEEWLGIATRCLVEVAPLQPIHSLPHQRSRALLGVANVRGALVACLSLVELLGLDASNNGATGGRIMPRMLIIAAQDGPVVVPVDEVDGIHAIDERTLKAASASGTQASARYTQGVLQWKGRSLRWLDEAQLLSAVTRSLT